Part of the Tistrella bauzanensis genome is shown below.
CGCGCGAGACCCCCGCCAAGCTCCCAAGCCGTCAGCAGACGGCGTCAAACCATGGGTAGCGGGCATTCGGCAACAGCCTCCATGATGCTGGACATTGCCGTGGCCGCGCACACCCTGCCACACATATAGCTGTCAGGGGTACTTCATGGCGGCGGGGCATGAAGCGGAATGACGGGAAGCGGCTCTAGTCGGAGCGCAGTCGATAGCGAAAGCCACGCGTCGTGCTGTGCTCGAACGCGAAGCCGGCCCATTCGAGGTCAGCCTCAAGAAAGGGATCGTCGGCGATCATGTAGCGTGCATTGCCGAGCGTCAACTGACTGAGATATTGTCGATTTAAAACGCGAGCGAAGTCCTCGGACACCTCTTCCTTGGTGAATCCCGCTGGCCCACCCACCACGATGAATGCACCCCAGTGCCGATCGAGAGGTAGCCACCAAGTTCTAAGTGAATTGAACATCTCGCCGAAAATAGAGTCTCTACCGGGATAGGATATCGCCAAGGTCGGATTGGTAGATGTCCGGAAGGGAACTGGAGACTGGCAAATCATGACGTTTGCGGCAAATGCGTCTTCAGGGAGTAGTGTTTCGAGTGCACCCTCACGGAACAGCGTATGCGGACCACCTGATATCTCCTCAATATACTGATGTATTTCCCGTTCCTCCTCTGTGAAATCCGCCATCTTGCCGGCGAGGAAGTCTGCATGTCGCTTCTTCATGAAGCATAGAGCCGCGAGATTTCGGCGCAGCAGGTGCTGGGCAAAGCCGTAAATCGACAGGCCATCGGCCATGTCGAGACGGGCAGCATTGCCGCTCTCGATCTTCGTCCATGCGAGGCTTTTCGAAAAAGGTGTTTCGATCCTTTCGTTAAGCTCGCTCTCGATGGAACTGCCACTCCCGTTCTCGATAAAATCATACAGATTCGGCTCATACCCGATCCGATCGATCGATTTGCGGTCGAGGACCAGATCGTTCTGGTGCGCCGTGACCACCATGGCCTTGTGCTCATCATCGGAACAGGTAAAGCGCCGCATATAGAAGCGTGGCAGGTAATGATGGCGTCTTGGCTTATTAGGCCTATTCCCCGACATCGTGCTGCCCTTTGTCCACTATCACTCAGGTCGCATTGCCATTTAGGGCAGCTATGCCCGACGTAGGAGTCAAGTGACTCCTCTCCGAAGATATTTGTGATGCAAGATCAAAGTTGGAGAAGGAGGCCAGCCTCTACGGCGAGAATTCCTTCCGAAGACTTGCGGCAGCGGGTGGTGGATGCGATTGCTTTAGGGATGTCTTGCCGTACAGCGGTGGCGCGTTTTGGTGTCGGTGTATCGTCGGCTATTCGTCGGGGCGCACGGGCATACATACTGTTATCTGACGCCGGACAAACGCCGCGGCAATGTGCGCTCTGACCAGATCGACGCCCATCGCGGCTCAATTCTGGATCTGATCGAGGCGGAGCCAGATCGGCTAGTGTGGCATCAGGCCGAAAAAGGCCGACATCACCCCCGGGTGTTGAGGTGCGGCGTCGGGTCTGTCGGTGATATCAGGGGGGTGTGGTGGCCCGGCTTCAGTTCAGGGCTTGCGCACCCAGTTACCGTTCTGCGGCATCACCAGGCTGCCAGATGGCGCGCGTTCGATGATCTGGGCGCCGGCGATCTGTTCCACCGCCGACAGCGAGGTGCCGCGCTTGCTGGCGATCTCGCGATAGCGGTCCTTGCGCTGCAGGTTGATCTGGTCGACCACCCGCTGGGTCGCGGCGTCGCCCTGGCCCTTGACCACGGCCACATAGCCGTCGAAGCGTTCGCCGACCGTGCCCGATGCCTTCAACGCATCCAGATCGGCCTGCTGGGCGATGGCTGTGGCCGGCAGCATGACGGCGCCGATCGTGACGGCCAGCGGTGCCGCCAGAACCGCCCGCAGCAACAGGCCGGCGGACAGGTGGCGATGAAAACGCGACATGGTCATCAGAACAGCTCCGGTTCAGAGGAGAGCAGGTCTTCGATGTCCTTCTCGACGCGGACCCGGACCTCATGCTCGATCTTGACGTTGACGTTGATCACGATCGGCTTTTCGGGCGCCTCGACCCTGACGGTCGGCTGACAGGCGGCGACGAGCAGGGCGAACAAGGCTGATGCCGCCAGCAGCGGCGGCAGTGAAATCCGGGGCAGCGATATCCGTCGGGCCATCGGGCCTCCCATCTTGTCAGATCGTCGGTCTTCGGAAGCCGGACGCTCGCCTGGGCGGCGGGCCGGGTCGGGTGGCCATGTCACTGCGGCGTCAGCCCCTCGATACCAAGCCCGGCCCCTGAAGCATCGAACAGGCGACCTTCGGCTGACAGCAGCTGTGCCAGCGGTCCGCGGACATCCAGATTGATTTCCATCGGGTATCCATCATACACCGCCGGGCTCGATCCGGCGAGGGACAATCCCGCGATCAGCTCGCCTTCCAGCGGGCCGTCGAGGGTCATGTTCAATCGCTCGACCCGGAAATCCTGCAAGGCGCGGGCCAGCAGGTCGGCGCCCTCACCCGCGGAGCCGGCCGCCGAGGCGGCCGCATCCGATGTCCAGCTCAGCCGGCCGGTGCGACCGGCCAGCACCGCTTTGTCGATGCGGATGCCGTCCTCGGCGATCACGACAGGAATGGTGCCCGATATCCGGCCATCGGCGGTCAGCGCCGGCTGTTCGGCCAGGGCCGCCAGCAGCGACAATTCCAGGGCCTCGGCCTTCACGGTCAACCGGCGCGGTCCGTCGGCGCGGGGCAGGGTGGTCGGCTGCACCGACAGGCGGCCACCGGCGAAGGGCCAGGTCGCTTCCAGCAGGTCGATGGTCTTCGGCGTCAGATTGGCGGTGACCGTGCCGCCGGTCAGCTGGATGCCGGCATCGACCCTACCGATCTCAAGGGTCTGCGGTCCTGTGGTCACCCATGGGTCGGGGCCGGTCAGCACGATCTGGCCGTTGATGCCCGACAGACTGGCGGCATCGACGGTCACGCCGGTCGACACGATGTCGATCACCGCCCGCAGCGCCACCGGACGGTTCGGCCGCCAGTCGGCGCGCAGATGGGCGGCGGTCTGGCCGGTGACGCCACTGAACAGCCCCGCCACCACGGGCGCGATGTCGACCGGCTGAAGGCTGCCGCGCGCCCAGTTGACCGGCCCCAGCGCCAAAGTGGCATGGCCGCGTCCGCCGGCGGGATCGTGCGTGATGGTCACCGGGCCGCCGATCCGGCCGGCGGCGTCGGTCAGTCGGCCTTTCAACACCACGGCGGCGGGCGAGGCGGTGCCGGCGAGCGTGATGGCAAGCGGCACCACGCGTTGTGGCTGTGCGGTATCGTCCACCCGCAGCGACAGGCTGGCGATCCGCGCCTGCGGGTTTGTCGAGGCAAGCTCTGTGGCCGTCGCGGTGCCGGCGATGTCGCGCAGGGTGATGCCGGCATCGGCCAGGATCACCCGGCCGCCGTCAAGCCGCAGGGCAAGGGGCGGGGCACCATCCACGGCCAGCCCCGGAACCGGGCCGGTCAGGGTCAGCGCGGTCAGGCTGGCCTGCAGGCCGGGGCTGGCGACCGCGCCGTCGCGCAGAACGGCGGTCAGCATGGCCGTGCCATCCGGCATCATCCGCAGCAGCGGTTCGCCATCGGTTGCGCACAGGCGGGCATCGCCGATCGCGGTGGCATCGCGGCCCTCGCCCAGCCTGATTGGGGGCAGGGCCACACAGTCGGTGAGCGTGGCGGTCAGGCCGCCATCGGTCAGGCTGCGGGCGACGGTGGCCGCGATCGGCACCGGTGCCGCATAGGCCATCGACCAGCCGTCGCCTCCACCCTGAAAGGCCATCGTGCCGGCAATCGCGATCCGCTCGGGCTGCCCCGGCTTCGGCGGCGCCAGTTGTGCGGTCAAGGCGATCGGCCCGGCGATATCGGCCGATCCGTCCGCTGCGGCCCAGGCGCCGCGGCCGTCGAGGGCGATGGCGAGGCCGTGATCGCCGGCGATATCGGCGCGGCCGTCATAGCGCATCAGGGTATTGCCGTCGGCATTCAGATAGGCGGCGTCCAGGCGGTCGATCACAAGGTTGTCGATCGGCAGGGTCAGGGGCGATGGCGGGGTGGTGGCGCCGTCCTCAGGGCCGTCGGCCAGCAGCGCCGCGAACGGGCCGGGTGCTCTTTCCATCAGCCGCAGGGTCAGATGCCCGATCCGGGCCTCGGTCAGTCGCCCGGCGCGCAGGGCATCCAGTGTGAAGCCCAGGCTGAGACGGTCTGCACTGAGGCCCGACCCGGTGGTGCCGCCGTCATCGGCGGGGGCGATGCCGACATCGCCGATCCGCAGATCGGTGATCACCAGCCGGCCGTCGGTGAAGCTCTGCGTGCCGGTGGTCACCGGTCCGATGCCGCGTGCCTCCAGCGCGTCGATGGCCATCTCGACAGCGATCGCCGGGCCATAACGCCACAGCACCAGGCCTGCCGCCACGACAAGACCGCTGCCCGCAAGAAGAATGACGGCAAGCCGCCGACCGGCCATGGCATGATCCCCGCGTGATGAGACATCGGCCATGATAATCGATTGGCGGCGGTTTGGCCCGTCCGCGCTGCGGCGGCCCGGCAGGTGTCAACTCTTGGGCGGATACACCTTCCAGCCGCGTCCGGATTTGCGGCCGATATGGCCGGCGGCGACCTTCTGCTTCAGCAGGCTGCCGGGGCGGAAGCGTTCGCCATAGGCGTCATGCATGATTTCCTGGGCCTGAAGGCTCAGGCTGTTGGTCACCACGTCCATCAGGTCGAAGGGGCCGACCGGATGGCCCAGACCCAGGCGGCAGGCCTTGTCGATATCCTCCGGCGTGGCGACACCTTCCTCGACCAGCTTCACGGCCTCGATCAGAAACGCATGCAGCACCCGGTTGACCGCGAAGCCCGGCACGTCCTTGACCCGGATCGGTTCCTTGCCGGCGTTACGGCAGAGATCCATCACCTCGTCGACCACCTCATCGGCGGTGTCGAAGGTGGGGATCACCTCGACCAGTTTCATGCGGTGCACGGGGGAGAAGTAATGCGTGCCCAGAAACCGCGGCTGGCGTTCGGCCGACACCACTGAGGCCAGGGTGGAAATCGGGATGGTCGAGGTGTTGCTGGCGATGATCGCGTCGGCGGGCAGGATGGTGTCGAGTTGCCGGAACACCGCCTGCTTGACCGACTGATCCTCGAACACCGCCTCCACGACCACCTGCCGGTCGGCGAAATCGTCCAGGCTGTCGACCGCGCGCAGATTGCCCAGCGCGCGGCCCTTATCGGCCTCGGAAAAGAAGCCGCGTCCGATGCCGCGATCCAGCACGGTCTCAAGCCGGCCGATCGCCGCGTCGGCGGCGGCGCGGCTCTGGTCGGTCAGCAGCACGGAATGGCCGGCGACGGCGAAGATCAGCGCGATCTCCGATCCCATCATGCCGGCGCCGACAACGCCGATCGGCTTGGTCATTGGATGTTTCCTCATGTGGTTTTCTTGACGGGGAAGATGAAGAGTGGAGGCCAGGGTATGGCGCGCCTGTGGTCAGAACGATGCGTCGGCAGTGGTGACCAGCGTATCGTCGCGGCTTTCCAGAATGCCCGCCCACACCGTGGTCTTGGGCAGTTCCCAGACATAGAAATAGCGGGCGGCGGCGAATTTGCCGTCCAGGAAGGCGCGCTCGGCCTCATGCGGGTCGCCGGCCAGCAGCCGGGCGGCGGTGGTGGCCTGACGCAGCCAGATCCAGGCCATCACGGTGTGGCCGAACTGGTGCAGATAGGCGGTGGCATTGGCAAGATAAAGCTCGGTCTCCCCCGCCTGGCCCAGCGGCACCAGGGCTTCCGTGGTGTGACGCAGGCGCACGACCGCGGCCTCGAAATCATCGGCCAGCCGGGTCAGGCGCGCATCGGTGGCGGCGCGCGCTTCGGCGACCGATGCCGCGAAGCGCTGTGACAGCGCCTTCAGGGCGGCGCCGTTCATCATGGTGACCTTGCGGCCCAGCAGGTCCATGGCCTGGATGCCGTTGGTGCCTTCATGGATCGGGTTCAGGCGGTTGTCGCGATAATACTGCTCCACCTGATATTCGCGGGTGAAGCCATAGCCGCCATGGATCTGGATGGCGTGGACATTGGCCTCCAGGCAGTAATCCGACGGCCAGGCCTTGGCGATCGGGGTCAGGATGTCCAGCAGCAACTGCGCTTCGGCGCGGGCCGCCTCGGTCTCGCCGGTGTCCTGTTCATCGACCAGCCGCGCGCAGGTCAGCGTCAGCGCCAGCCCGCCCTCCACCGCGGCCTTCTGGGCCAGCAGCATCCGCTTCACATCGGCATGGTTGACGATCGGCACCTGCGGGCTCGATGGGGACTTGTCGGTGGGCAGCCGGCCCTGCGGGCGGTTGCGGGCATAATCCAGCGAATGCAGATAACCGGCATAGCCCAGCATCACGGCACAGCGGCCGACGCCGATCCGGGCCTCGTTCATCATCTGGAACATATAGGTCAGGCCCTTGTGGGGCTCGCCCACCAGATAGCCGACCGCCCCGCCATTCTCGCCGAAATTCAGCATGGTCGAGGTGGTGCCGCGCCAGCCCATCTTGTGGATCAGCCCGCCCAGCGCCACGTCGTTGCGCGCGCCCAGGCTGCCATCCTCGTTGACCATCACCTTGGGCACGATGAACAGTGAGATGCCCTTCACGCCGGCGGGCGCGCCCTCGATCCGCGCCAGCACCATGTGGATGATGTTGTCCGACAATTCATGATCGCCGGCCGAGATGAAGATCTTGTTGCCTGAAATGCGATAGCTGCCGTCGCCCTGCGGCACCGCCCGGGTGCGGACATCGGCGAGGCCCGACCCTGCCTGCGGCTCGGTCAGCGCCATGGTGCCGAAGAACCGGCCGGCGAGCATCGGGCGCAGGAAACGCTCGCGCTGGTCGTCATTGCCGAAGCTCTTGATTAGGTTGGCGGCGCCGATGGTCAGGAAAGTGTATGACGCGGTCGCGACATTGGCGCCGTCGAACAGCGCATAGCAGGCATGGGCGACGGTGGTCGGCAGCGACATGCCGCCCCAGTCCTCGTCCTGGGCGGCAGCCAGAAGCCCGGCATCGATAAACTGGGTCACGGCGGCCTTGACCTCGGGGATCATGACCACGCGGCCGTCCTCGAAACGCGGCTCATGGGTGTCGTTCTTGCGCAGATGCGGCAGGTAATGATCGACCGCGATCCTCATCGACAGGTCGATCGCCGCGTCGAAGGTCTCGCGGTTGTGATCGGCGTAACGCAGCCGGCTGGTGAGGCTTTCGACATCGAGCATGTCGTAGAGCATGAAATCGAGGTCGCGGCGGTTGATGATCTTCTGGTCCATGGCGGCGGACCTCCCTGAAAATGACGCCTGCCCTTGCCTGGTAACGGATGGGCGGGCATTTGATGGTGGCCCGGGCGGCGGGGTCAGAAAAAAAGGGGGCGGAGACCACGCAGTCTCCGCCCCCTTCATCGTTGACCGGCCCGTGGCGATGCCGGTGTCAGGCCGTGGTTGCGATGCGCGATCAGGCGGCGCTGCGGATGAAGCCCACCATCCGGTCGAGATGATGGTCGCGGTCGCCGAACTCGCCCTCGATCATGGTCAGGCGCTTGAAGTAATGGCCGCCGGCGTATTCCTCGGTCATGCCGATGCCGCCATGCAACTGGATGCCGGCCTGACCGACCAGGCGCGCCGAGCGCGAGGCATGGGCCTTGCAGGCCGCCGCGGCGCGGGCGCGCTGGGTGTCGTCGTCGGATTCCGCCAGCGCCATCGCCGCCGCATAGGCCAGCGACCTGGTCTGTTCGAAGTGGTTCATCATGTCGACCGCGGCGTGCTGGAGCACCTGGAAGTTGGCGATCGCCACGCCGAACTGCTCGCGGGTCTTCAGATAGTCCACGGTCAGGGTATGCAGCGCCTTCATGGCACCGATCGCCTCGGCCGACACCGCCACCGCGCCGTGGTCGAGCAGGTCCGACAGCAGCCCGGCACCGCCATCGACCTCGCCCAGCACCGCATCGGCGCCGACCGCGACATTGGTCAGCGTGACATCGGCCGCCCGGCCACCATCGACGGTGCGATAGCCACGCAGCGATACGCCATCGGCGTCGCGGTCGACCAGGAACAGGGTGATGCCGTCGGCGTCACGCTCGGCCCCGGCGGTGCGGGCGCTGACGATGATCTTGTCGGCATGCTGGGCGTTGCGGACCACCGCCTTCACGCCCGACAGGGTGAAACCCTCGCCCGAGCGTTCGGCTTTGGTGGTCACGCGGGTGCGGTTGTAACGGCCGCGCGGCTCGTAATGCGCGAAGGCGATCTTCAGAGCACCTTCGGCGACCCGGCCCAGCAGGTCGTCGCGGACATCCGCCCTGGCGCCGACGGTCAGGGCGCGGGCGCCCAGAACCGCGGTCGGCATGAAGGGTTCAAGCACCAGGCCGCCGCCCAGGCGTTCCAGGATCAGGGCCGCATCGACCATGCTGCCGCCGATGCCACCCTGATCTTCGGGCACCATCACCGCCAGCAGGCCCATATCGGCCAGCGTGCCCCAGTTCTTGGCCGAGATACCGTCCTCGGTCTCGGAGAGCTTGCGCCGCGCGTCGAAGGCGTATTCGTTGCGCACGAAACGCTCGACGCTTTCGATCAGAAGCTGCTGTTCGTCGCTGAGTGAGAAGTCCATGAACTGTCAGTCCTCTGTCCCGGTCGCGCGTCAGAGGCCAAGGAAGGCCTTGGCGATGATGTTCTTCTGGATCTCGTTCGAGCCGCCATAGATCGAGCTCTTGCGCCAGTTCAGATAATATGGCGCCGCCAGATTGGCCTCGGTGCTCCAGATCGGCTCGCCGTTCCAGCCGGGATGCTGGCTTTCGGGCAGATAGGGCTGAGCATAGGGGCCGACCGCTTCCAGCAGCAGTTCGGTGATCGCCTGCTGGATCTCGGTGCCCTTGATCTTCAGCAGCGAGGATTCAGGGCCAGGGCGGCCGCTCTTCGAGGTCGTGATCATCCGCATGACGGTCGCGTCCAGCGCCATCAGCTCGATCTCGATATCGGCCAGCCGCTCCATGAAGCGGGCATTCTCGATCAGCGGGCGGCCCTCATCGTCCAGTTCCCTGGCGGCCAGCCCCTTCAGCTTCTTCAACTGGTGGCGCGAGCGGCCGACGCCGGCAATGCCGGTGCGCTCGTGGCTGAGCAGGAATTTGGCATAGGTCCAACCCTTGCCCTCTTCGCCCACCAGGTTTTCGGCCGGCACCCGCACGTCCTCGAAGAACACCTGATTGACCTCGTGGCCGCCATCGATGGTGATGATCGGCGTCACCGAGATGCCCGGGGTCTTCATGTCGATCAGCAGGAACGAGATGCCTTCCTGCTTCTTGGCGGTGTTGTCTGTGCGCACCAGACAGAAGATCCAGTCGGCATACTGGCCGAGCGTGGTCCAGATCTTCGAGCCGTTCACCACATATTCATCGCCCTCGCGCACCGCACGGGTCTTGAGCGAGGCCAGATCCGAGCCCGATCCCGGCTCCGAAAAGCCCTGGCACCAGAAATCCTCCGACGACAGGATGCGCGGCAGGAAGTGGTCTTTCTGCGCTTGATTGGCGAAGGTGTAGAGCACCGGGCCGACCATGCTGAAGGCGAAGGCGATCGGCGCGGGCGCGCCGGCCGCATTCATTTCCTGATCGAAGATATAGCGCTTGATCGGATCCCAGCCGGTGCCGCCATATTCCTTCGGCCAGGCCGGCGCGACCCAGCCCTTGTTGTACAGAATCTTCTGCCAGCGGACGAAATCGTCCTTCGGCAGATGAATACTGCGCTCGAAGCGCGCCTTGATGTCCTCCGGGAAGGACGTCCGCATGAATTCGCGGACCTCTTCGCGGAACGCCTGATCTTCGGCGCTGAGGGTAAGCTTCATCGCGCCCCTGCTCCCTGAAAAATCGGATCCTGTCGGACCCTTGCCCGGGACCGTCCCCCCCTCAAGGCCGGTCCATCCCTGCTAAAACATACGGCTGTTCGACGGCGAGGCCAGCGAAAACCGACCGGATCGAGACAAAATGTCGCAATGTCTCAATGCCGATGTGGTCTGCGCCGGAAGGGGCGCCGTCTGGTCAATGGCGGTGGTGTCGGCCGGGCGGCCGATGCCGCCCGGCCGACCGGATCAGCGGCTGCGGTCGTAATCGGCGAAGGACCGGCCCTCGGCGACCAGGGTCTCGATCAGCCTGGCGGGCTTCCAGCGGTCGTCGAGCGCGGCGTGGAAGCGCTTGATGTCGGCCAGCACCTTGTCCAGACCGATCAGATCGGCCTGGAACATCGGCCCGCCGCGCCATGCCGGAAAGCCATAGCCGAAGCAATAGATCACATCGACATCGCTCGCCCGGATCGCCATGCCTTCTTCAAGGCATTTGGCGCCTTCGTTGATCAGCGCATAGAGGCAGCGCTTGAGAATTTCCTCGTCGGAAACCTCACGGCGCTCGATGCCGGCGGCCTTCGATGCCTCGACGATCAGCTGCTCGATCTTCGGGTCGGTGACCGGAACCCGGCTGCCGCCCTCATAGAGATAATAGCCGGCCTTGGTCTTCTGCCCGAAGCGGCCCATCTCGCAGATCTGATCGGCGACGGTCGGCCAGAACAGGTCGTTGCGGCGGGTGGCGGCGCGGCGCTTGCGGATCCGCCAGCCGACATCCAGCCCGGCCATGTCGCCCATGGTGAACGGCCCCATGGCAAGGCCCCAGCGCTGCATGACGCCGTCGACCTGGGCCGGCATGGCGCCTTCCAGCAGCATCAGCTCGGCCTGCTGGCCATAGGGTTCCAGCATCCGGTTGCCGACGAAGCCGTCGCAATTGCCCACCAGCACCGGCACCTTGGCGATGGTTCTGGCCAGCTTCATCGCGGTCGCGATGACCTGATTGGAGGTCTTGGCCCCGCGCACCAGCTCCAGCAGCGGCATCACATTCGCCGGGCTGAAGAAATGGGTGCCGATGACGAATTCCGGCCGCGAGGTGGAGGCGGCGATCTCGTCGACATCGAGGGTCGAGGTGTTCGATGCCAGGATCGCGCCGGCCTTGGCGACGCTGTCGAGGGCGGCGAACACCTTCTTCTTGATGTCCATCTCCTCGAAGACGGCCTCGATGATGATGTCGGCCTCAGACAGGGCGTCGTAATCGAGCACGCCCTCGATCAGCCCCATGCGCTTGTCCATCGCGTCCTGGGTCAGCCGGCCCTTGGCGACGGTGTTGGCATAATTGCCGCTGATGATGCCAAGGCCGCGATCGAGCGCGTCCTGGGTCATTTCCAGCAGCTTCACCGGGATGCCGGCATTGGCGAAGCACATGGCGATGCCGCCGCCCATGGTGCCGGCGCCGATGATCGCGGCGGTGCGGATCGGAAGGGTGGGGGTGTCGGAGGGCACGTCCGGGATCTTCAGCGCCTCACGCTCGGCAAAGAAGATGTGGCGCAGCGCCTTCGACTGATCGGATTCCATCAGCCCGGTGAAGATTTCGCGCTCGCGCTTCAGGCCGTCCTCGAAGGGCAGGGTGACCGAGGCGGTGACGGCATCGAAACAGCCGACCGGCGACATCTGGCCGCGCGCGGCCTTGACCACGGCCTTGCGCATCGTCTCGAACCCGGCCGGATCGAAGGCCTTCACCTTCTCGTCCATGTCGCGCACCCGGCGCAGCGGCGCGTTGTCGGCGATCAGCTTTTCAGCGAAGGCCACCGCACCCGGCACCAGCTCGTCGACGATGGCGTCGACGATGCCGAGCTTCAGCGCCTTGCCCGCGGGCACGAACTTGCCGGTGGTGATCATGTCGATCGCCGCCTCGACGCCGGCCACGCGCGGCAGCCGCTGGGTGCCGCCGGCACCGGGCAGGATGCCGAGCTTCACTTCCGGCAGGCCCACTTTGGCGGCGGCCACGGCCACGCGGTAATGGCAGCCCAGCGCCACTTCCAGGCCGCCGCCGAGGGCGGTGCCATGGATGGCGGCGACGACAGGCTTGGTGGCGTTCTCATACGCCTCGATCACACGGTTCAGATCGGGATCGACCAGCGGCTTGCCGAATTCGCGGATATCGGCGCCGGCAATGAAGGTGCGGCCGGCACCCACCATCACAAGGGCCCGGGTCTCGTCGTCGGCCAGGCCCTGGGCCAGGCAGTCGAGCAGGCCCTGGCGGACGTGCTGGCTCAACGCGTTGACGGGCGGATTGTCGACGGTGATGACACCGACCTGGCCCTGGCGTTCGTAGCGGACACTCGTCGTCATGAATAGGTCACCTCAGGCTGTCCGTCTCTCGCGTCGTCCTGGGGAGGGCGCGGTTGGTATCGCGAGCGAGCGGAGATGGCACCAGACGGCGCGGGCCGATCCCGATCAGGGGGCCGGTCCGCGCCGCGGGACATGCAGGGGTATAGGCCTGCGTGGGTAACAAACTACGCGGTCTGCCTCAGACCTCCAGCCATTCCTTGCGTATGGCGGCATCCTCTGCAAGCGCTGCGGGCGTGCCCTCATACACGATATGGCCGTGGCCCATCACATAGAGCCGCTGGGAGATTCTAAGCGCGATGGTCAGTTTCTGTTCGACCAGCAGCACGCTCACCCCCCGGCGGGCAATCTCGGTCAGCAACTCGCCGACCTGTTCGGTGATCTTGGGCGCCAGGCCTTCGGTCGGCTCGTCGACCATGATCAGGTCGGGGTCGCCCAGCAGGGTGCGGCACATGGTCAGCATCTGCTGTTCACCGCCCGAGAGCACGCCGGCCAGGGTGTCGGCGCGTTCCTCCAGGCGTGGAAACAGCTTGAACATGTCCTGCACTGTCCAGCGGCCGCCGCCGCGCGCGCGTTTCTGGCCCAGCGCCAGATTGCTGCGCACGGTCAGCGTCGGGAAGATCGAGCGGTCCTCGGGCACATAGCCCAGGCCTTTATGCGCGATCTCGTGCGGCTTCATGCCGGCGATGTTCTGGCCGCGATAGCTGACCGTGCCCTGCGGCGGCACCAGCCCCATGATCGCCTTGATGGTGGTGGAGCGACCGACGCCGTTGCGGCCCAGAAGGCTGACGATCTCGCCTTCCTTCACGTTGAAGCTCACACCTTGAAGGATGTGGCTCTTGCCGTAATAGGCGTGGAGGTCGCGGACATCGAGCATCATGGTCATGCCGCTTCCTCGCCGAGATAGGCCTGCTGGACAGCGCGGTTCTTGCGGATATCGGCCGGCACGTCGGTGGCGATCACCTCGCCATAGACCAGCACCGAAATCCGGTCGGCCAGACCGAAGACCACACCCATGTCATGTTCCACCATCACCAGGGTCTTGCCCTCGGTGACCGAACGGATCAGGTCGACCGCCTGTTCGGTTTCGGTGTTGCTCATGCCGGCCGTGGGCTCGTCGAGCAGGATCACGTCGGGATCGCCGGCGATGGTCAGCCCGATTTCCAGCGCCCGCTGTTCGGCATAGGACAGGAAGCCGGCCAGAACCTTGCCGCGCGACTGAAGGTGAATCCGCTCAAGGATCGCCTCGGCATCCTCGTTCAACTGGCGCTGTTTGGCGACCATCTGCCAGAACGAGTATTTATAGCCGCGCGACC
Proteins encoded:
- a CDS encoding acyl-CoA dehydrogenase family protein, whose protein sequence is MDFSLSDEQQLLIESVERFVRNEYAFDARRKLSETEDGISAKNWGTLADMGLLAVMVPEDQGGIGGSMVDAALILERLGGGLVLEPFMPTAVLGARALTVGARADVRDDLLGRVAEGALKIAFAHYEPRGRYNRTRVTTKAERSGEGFTLSGVKAVVRNAQHADKIIVSARTAGAERDADGITLFLVDRDADGVSLRGYRTVDGGRAADVTLTNVAVGADAVLGEVDGGAGLLSDLLDHGAVAVSAEAIGAMKALHTLTVDYLKTREQFGVAIANFQVLQHAAVDMMNHFEQTRSLAYAAAMALAESDDDTQRARAAAACKAHASRSARLVGQAGIQLHGGIGMTEEYAGGHYFKRLTMIEGEFGDRDHHLDRMVGFIRSAA
- a CDS encoding acyl-CoA dehydrogenase family protein, producing the protein MKLTLSAEDQAFREEVREFMRTSFPEDIKARFERSIHLPKDDFVRWQKILYNKGWVAPAWPKEYGGTGWDPIKRYIFDQEMNAAGAPAPIAFAFSMVGPVLYTFANQAQKDHFLPRILSSEDFWCQGFSEPGSGSDLASLKTRAVREGDEYVVNGSKIWTTLGQYADWIFCLVRTDNTAKKQEGISFLLIDMKTPGISVTPIITIDGGHEVNQVFFEDVRVPAENLVGEEGKGWTYAKFLLSHERTGIAGVGRSRHQLKKLKGLAARELDDEGRPLIENARFMERLADIEIELMALDATVMRMITTSKSGRPGPESSLLKIKGTEIQQAITELLLEAVGPYAQPYLPESQHPGWNGEPIWSTEANLAAPYYLNWRKSSIYGGSNEIQKNIIAKAFLGL
- a CDS encoding 3-hydroxyacyl-CoA dehydrogenase NAD-binding domain-containing protein codes for the protein MTTSVRYERQGQVGVITVDNPPVNALSQHVRQGLLDCLAQGLADDETRALVMVGAGRTFIAGADIREFGKPLVDPDLNRVIEAYENATKPVVAAIHGTALGGGLEVALGCHYRVAVAAAKVGLPEVKLGILPGAGGTQRLPRVAGVEAAIDMITTGKFVPAGKALKLGIVDAIVDELVPGAVAFAEKLIADNAPLRRVRDMDEKVKAFDPAGFETMRKAVVKAARGQMSPVGCFDAVTASVTLPFEDGLKREREIFTGLMESDQSKALRHIFFAEREALKIPDVPSDTPTLPIRTAAIIGAGTMGGGIAMCFANAGIPVKLLEMTQDALDRGLGIISGNYANTVAKGRLTQDAMDKRMGLIEGVLDYDALSEADIIIEAVFEEMDIKKKVFAALDSVAKAGAILASNTSTLDVDEIAASTSRPEFVIGTHFFSPANVMPLLELVRGAKTSNQVIATAMKLARTIAKVPVLVGNCDGFVGNRMLEPYGQQAELMLLEGAMPAQVDGVMQRWGLAMGPFTMGDMAGLDVGWRIRKRRAATRRNDLFWPTVADQICEMGRFGQKTKAGYYLYEGGSRVPVTDPKIEQLIVEASKAAGIERREVSDEEILKRCLYALINEGAKCLEEGMAIRASDVDVIYCFGYGFPAWRGGPMFQADLIGLDKVLADIKRFHAALDDRWKPARLIETLVAEGRSFADYDRSR
- a CDS encoding ABC transporter ATP-binding protein encodes the protein MLDVRDLHAYYGKSHILQGVSFNVKEGEIVSLLGRNGVGRSTTIKAIMGLVPPQGTVSYRGQNIAGMKPHEIAHKGLGYVPEDRSIFPTLTVRSNLALGQKRARGGGRWTVQDMFKLFPRLEERADTLAGVLSGGEQQMLTMCRTLLGDPDLIMVDEPTEGLAPKITEQVGELLTEIARRGVSVLLVEQKLTIALRISQRLYVMGHGHIVYEGTPAALAEDAAIRKEWLEV
- a CDS encoding ABC transporter ATP-binding protein codes for the protein MTGLALELTDLRKSFGPTEIIRGLNLQVQKGHRHAVIGPNGAGKSTLFHLISGRFPVSSGSIKLNGEEITGLAAQQINRRGLSRSFQVTNIFPKMTVFENIRCALLWSRGYKYSFWQMVAKQRQLNEDAEAILERIHLQSRGKVLAGFLSYAEQRALEIGLTIAGDPDVILLDEPTAGMSNTETEQAVDLIRSVTEGKTLVMVEHDMGVVFGLADRISVLVYGEVIATDVPADIRKNRAVQQAYLGEEAA